Proteins from one Bacteroides zhangwenhongii genomic window:
- a CDS encoding RagB/SusD family nutrient uptake outer membrane protein, whose amino-acid sequence MKIIQHMLYWAKIILPVCCFTACNYLDVVPPETADFDDTMRDKDDAIGFLYSCYSGTNYSAPCNNLGALESSTDEFVSPLLWGYLGQQVSWDQLSSTYVSNWGPAALPWSSCYDYLGHCHLFLKTLDELNPVGVSQNDRQRWKAEILFLQAYYHFRLLEAYGPIPIIEHYYSQNTPKSEFPGRSHFDYCVDKIVGWLDEAAKVLPATVDVNDLGRATSVASKALKARVLLYAASPLWNGGFPFTGWKNTNYETPGYGKELVSLMYSRDKWVRAKTACQEALDLALGEGGRSLFDLLTSESLRNMHQLNLPNIPGVSDDFKKRVMQMRYMMCSAETEGNREVIWGIVTDRLSTNAIEAVPHWVVTKNDGSAWGGVCAMSPLLYAVEHFYTADGKLPENDSQLPKDSWFESAGYTGREDIIKLNTKREPRFYAWLSFDGDEFGQKICDGSPLIVQVRNSLKQGYNPSKFNRDNCTTGYFLKKWAAPNLTFRKDGGYNYRSVPTPFIRLSELYLSLAECHAALGEQQSALDNLNEVRERAGVSAIGAKDLNEMSLMDWIRNERFVELFAEGHRYYDARRWMIAPQLFKAGVREGLNAIEKENPTFEEFNRRTKVDQPFQWDDRMYLLPVNASEIYNNPHLIQAPKY is encoded by the coding sequence ATGAAGATCATTCAACACATGTTATATTGGGCAAAAATAATATTGCCGGTCTGTTGCTTTACAGCTTGTAATTATTTGGATGTGGTACCTCCTGAAACAGCTGATTTTGATGATACGATGCGTGATAAGGATGATGCTATCGGTTTTCTTTATTCATGCTATTCTGGCACAAATTATAGTGCACCCTGTAATAATTTAGGGGCATTGGAGAGTTCTACGGATGAATTTGTGAGTCCATTGTTGTGGGGGTATCTGGGGCAACAAGTTAGTTGGGACCAACTTTCGTCTACTTATGTTTCAAACTGGGGACCGGCGGCCTTACCTTGGAGTTCTTGTTATGATTATCTAGGGCATTGTCATTTGTTTTTAAAGACATTGGATGAACTGAATCCGGTTGGTGTTTCTCAAAATGACAGGCAGCGTTGGAAAGCTGAAATTTTATTTTTACAGGCATATTATCATTTCCGTTTGTTGGAAGCGTATGGACCTATTCCTATAATTGAACATTATTATTCGCAGAATACACCTAAGTCAGAGTTTCCCGGACGTTCTCATTTTGATTATTGTGTCGATAAAATAGTTGGTTGGTTAGATGAAGCTGCTAAGGTTTTGCCTGCAACAGTAGATGTTAATGACTTAGGCCGTGCCACTTCTGTTGCTAGTAAAGCTTTGAAGGCTAGGGTACTTTTATATGCCGCTTCTCCTTTATGGAATGGTGGTTTCCCTTTTACGGGATGGAAAAATACAAACTATGAAACACCGGGGTATGGAAAGGAGCTAGTGAGTTTGATGTATAGTCGTGATAAATGGGTACGCGCCAAGACAGCATGTCAGGAGGCATTAGATCTGGCATTGGGTGAAGGGGGGAGATCTTTGTTTGATCTTCTTACTTCAGAGAGTCTTCGGAACATGCATCAATTGAATTTGCCTAATATTCCGGGGGTAAGTGATGATTTTAAGAAAAGAGTTATGCAAATGCGTTATATGATGTGTTCTGCAGAAACAGAAGGAAATCGGGAAGTGATTTGGGGAATAGTAACAGATAGATTAAGTACTAATGCGATAGAAGCTGTTCCTCATTGGGTGGTAACAAAGAATGACGGTTCTGCTTGGGGAGGTGTGTGTGCAATGTCTCCATTACTTTATGCTGTGGAGCACTTTTATACAGCTGATGGAAAACTTCCGGAAAATGATTCGCAGTTGCCGAAAGATAGTTGGTTCGAGTCTGCCGGATATACAGGTAGAGAGGATATTATAAAATTGAATACCAAACGTGAACCTCGTTTTTATGCATGGCTATCGTTTGATGGTGATGAATTTGGACAAAAGATATGTGATGGTTCGCCTCTGATTGTACAAGTGAGAAATTCGTTAAAGCAGGGATATAATCCAAGCAAGTTTAATCGCGATAATTGTACTACCGGATATTTCCTTAAGAAATGGGCAGCTCCTAATTTGACATTTCGGAAGGATGGTGGATATAATTATCGTTCAGTACCTACTCCTTTCATTCGGTTGTCAGAGTTATATTTAAGTTTGGCTGAATGCCATGCTGCTTTAGGTGAGCAACAGTCTGCGTTGGATAATTTGAATGAGGTCCGGGAACGTGCAGGTGTTTCTGCAATAGGAGCAAAAGATTTAAATGAAATGTCGTTGATGGATTGGATACGCAATGAACGTTTTGTTGAATTGTTTGCCGAAGGTCACCGTTATTACGATGCACGTCGCTGGATGATTGCTCCACAACTATTTAAGGCTGGAGTACGCGAAGGATTGAATGCAATAGAAAAGGAGAATCCTACTTTTGAAGAGTTTAACCGACGGACAAAAGTGGATCAGCCATTTCAATGGGATGATCGTATGTATTTGCTTCCTGTCAATGCTAGTGAAATTTATAATAACCCGCATTTGATACAAGCTCCTAAATATTAA
- a CDS encoding TonB-dependent receptor, which yields MKNVKKECNSFKCNFYKSSNNYLILFYIFLFFIPLSLFAQQQDKNEYITLSVKNTSIQHVLNQVEKETVYRFTYRDTDLAKVGKITLSVKQMPVEAFLKKILLSTGLTYRRSGNSFAIIRESKKDNKKDDVRTISGIVTDGSDNTPLIGASVKIRGKDVGVITDLNGKFSLPECTNKSILEVSYIGYDKRLLPVGDLGFIEVKMGSSNELEEVIVVGAGTQKKVSVTGSIATVKGLELRAPSSSLTSNFAGKLAGVISSTTSGEPGSVSEFYIRGVGTFGGRATPLILMDDVEISAGDLDRIPAESIESFSILKDASATAIYGARGANGVMLITTKKGMENTRTRINVTVENSFVKPMNRVEYVDGPTWMNLYNEALTTRTPSATPKYSDEVIEYTRNGINPYVYPNVDWYGLMFKDFNMNQRANINMQGGGSKVTYYMGIQANHDTGLLDVPSTYSFDSNINDWNYIFQNNISYKPTSTTKVDLHLNAQFGNQKGPGISTTDIFNAVYNANPVAFPATYPTEEGDNHIRFGNSILTGSTVNINPYATMMSSFSESNYSTINASLRISQEFDFITKGLSATVLVNMKSHSSSSYTNTLDPYFYKVMDYTWDPSDPEFFYLELLQKGTDYIKQGTINRYSDRTFYFDARVNYNRRFGEDHTVSGMLMYMQREYRSDVLPQRNQGLSGRFTYDYQNKYFAEFNFGYNGTERLASGHRFEFFPAMSLGWVVSNESFWEPLSTAVTHLKIRGSYGLVGSDETGLSAGAAHFLYINNVNIDGSGIFSTGPYDGVYISKRGPGIEGYAVENASWERAKKFDIGVDLNLFDQVSITFDYFHDRRDRILQKRGSWPVIMGYAHATPWSNIGKVDNKGFELSVNWKKEIIKDMFVDLRGNFTYTQNKYVYNDEPDYPYVWQTKTGKPLSCTYGYIADGLFKDEDDIRNSPSQKNLGSTVMPGDIKYRDVNGDGTITTEDQIMLSRYGGIPRIQYGFGLNWTYKNIDFGVFFNGSAKRTLMIDNIAPFCSDVGNQDRNLMKFIADNYWSEANPNQEAAYPRLGVNNSQIANNMKPSSFWMRNGNFLRFKTLELGYSFPFCRIYLSGDNLAVWSPFKLWDPELSYSAYPLQRAINIGAQFTF from the coding sequence ATGAAAAATGTCAAGAAAGAGTGTAACTCTTTTAAATGCAACTTTTACAAAAGTAGCAATAATTATTTAATTCTGTTTTATATCTTTTTATTTTTTATTCCATTGAGCTTGTTTGCACAGCAACAGGATAAAAATGAGTATATAACATTGTCTGTGAAAAACACAAGTATACAGCATGTTTTAAACCAGGTTGAAAAGGAGACTGTATACAGATTTACTTATCGTGACACAGATTTAGCGAAGGTTGGAAAAATAACTCTTTCCGTAAAACAAATGCCTGTTGAAGCTTTTCTGAAAAAGATACTCTTATCTACAGGATTGACATATCGAAGAAGTGGAAATTCATTTGCTATTATCCGAGAAAGCAAGAAAGATAATAAGAAAGACGACGTAAGAACAATCAGTGGGATAGTGACGGATGGTTCCGATAATACGCCATTGATTGGAGCCAGTGTTAAGATTAGAGGAAAAGACGTGGGAGTAATAACAGACTTGAACGGAAAATTCTCTCTTCCGGAATGTACGAATAAAAGTATATTAGAAGTCTCTTATATAGGTTACGATAAACGCTTGCTTCCTGTAGGAGATCTGGGATTTATTGAGGTAAAAATGGGTTCTTCCAATGAATTGGAAGAAGTGATAGTTGTGGGCGCCGGAACTCAAAAAAAAGTGTCTGTGACAGGCTCTATCGCTACTGTAAAAGGATTGGAACTACGAGCTCCCAGCTCTTCTTTAACGAGTAATTTTGCAGGAAAATTGGCAGGAGTTATTTCGTCCACTACTAGTGGAGAACCAGGTTCTGTATCTGAATTTTATATTCGCGGAGTTGGAACTTTTGGTGGACGGGCTACTCCGTTAATTCTTATGGATGATGTGGAAATATCGGCAGGTGATTTGGATCGTATTCCTGCTGAATCAATCGAAAGTTTCTCAATTTTAAAGGATGCTTCTGCCACTGCTATTTATGGTGCACGTGGTGCAAATGGAGTGATGCTGATTACTACTAAAAAGGGGATGGAGAATACTCGTACAAGAATTAATGTAACAGTAGAGAATTCTTTTGTAAAGCCGATGAATCGGGTGGAGTATGTAGATGGTCCTACGTGGATGAATTTGTATAATGAAGCTTTGACTACACGTACTCCATCAGCTACTCCAAAATATTCTGATGAAGTTATAGAGTATACCCGGAATGGGATAAATCCCTATGTTTATCCGAATGTAGATTGGTATGGTCTGATGTTTAAGGATTTTAATATGAATCAACGTGCGAATATCAATATGCAGGGTGGTGGTTCTAAAGTAACTTATTACATGGGAATTCAGGCAAATCATGATACAGGTTTACTGGATGTACCGAGTACTTATTCTTTTGATAGTAATATCAACGATTGGAATTATATTTTTCAGAATAACATATCTTATAAACCTACTTCTACCACAAAAGTAGATTTGCACCTGAATGCACAGTTTGGAAACCAAAAAGGTCCTGGTATTTCTACCACTGATATTTTTAATGCTGTTTATAATGCCAATCCGGTGGCTTTTCCTGCCACCTATCCGACAGAAGAAGGCGATAACCACATTCGGTTTGGTAATTCGATACTTACTGGGTCAACTGTGAATATAAATCCTTATGCTACTATGATGAGTTCATTTAGCGAGAGTAATTATTCGACTATAAATGCTTCTTTGCGCATCAGTCAGGAGTTTGATTTCATAACTAAAGGGTTGAGTGCAACGGTGCTTGTGAATATGAAGAGCCACAGCAGTTCTTCATACACGAATACACTTGATCCTTATTTTTATAAAGTGATGGATTATACTTGGGATCCTTCTGATCCGGAGTTTTTTTATCTTGAGTTATTACAGAAAGGAACAGATTATATTAAGCAAGGGACAATAAATCGTTATTCTGATAGAACTTTCTATTTTGATGCGCGTGTTAACTATAATCGGCGTTTTGGTGAAGATCACACAGTTTCCGGTATGTTAATGTATATGCAGCGTGAGTATCGTAGTGATGTATTGCCACAGAGAAATCAAGGGTTATCCGGACGTTTTACTTATGACTATCAGAATAAATATTTTGCTGAATTTAATTTTGGCTATAACGGGACGGAACGTTTGGCCAGTGGACACCGATTTGAGTTTTTTCCTGCAATGTCGTTAGGTTGGGTAGTGAGCAATGAGAGCTTCTGGGAACCCCTTTCAACAGCTGTTACTCACTTGAAAATTCGCGGTTCTTATGGGCTTGTAGGAAGTGATGAAACAGGACTTTCGGCTGGTGCCGCTCATTTTTTGTATATTAATAATGTTAATATCGATGGAAGCGGAATATTCTCTACCGGTCCTTATGATGGAGTTTATATATCTAAAAGAGGTCCGGGGATAGAAGGATATGCAGTGGAGAATGCTTCGTGGGAACGTGCTAAAAAATTTGATATTGGAGTTGATTTGAATCTTTTTGATCAGGTGAGCATCACTTTCGATTATTTCCATGATCGGCGTGACCGTATTTTGCAGAAGCGTGGCTCATGGCCGGTTATTATGGGATATGCTCATGCTACTCCATGGAGTAATATCGGGAAAGTTGATAATAAAGGCTTTGAATTAAGTGTGAACTGGAAGAAAGAAATAATAAAGGATATGTTTGTGGATTTACGTGGTAATTTTACATATACACAAAATAAATATGTGTATAATGATGAACCGGATTATCCTTATGTATGGCAAACGAAAACAGGTAAGCCTCTATCTTGCACATATGGTTATATTGCAGATGGGTTGTTTAAGGATGAGGATGATATACGTAATAGTCCTTCACAAAAGAATTTGGGGAGTACAGTAATGCCTGGTGATATAAAATACAGGGACGTGAATGGAGATGGTACTATTACAACCGAAGATCAGATTATGTTATCACGCTACGGGGGAATACCCCGCATCCAATATGGGTTTGGTCTGAACTGGACATATAAGAACATTGATTTCGGTGTTTTCTTCAATGGTTCCGCCAAACGTACACTGATGATAGACAACATTGCTCCGTTCTGTTCGGATGTAGGGAACCAGGACAGGAATCTGATGAAATTTATAGCTGATAATTATTGGTCGGAAGCTAATCCTAATCAAGAAGCTGCTTATCCCAGATTGGGGGTCAATAATTCTCAAATAGCTAATAATATGAAGCCTAGTAGTTTTTGGATGCGTAATGGTAATTTTTTACGTTTCAAAACGTTGGAGTTAGGATATTCTTTTCCGTTCTGTCGTATCTATCTTAGTGGAGATAATTTGGCAGTATGGAGTCCATTTAAACTTTGGGATCCAGAATTATCTTATAGTGCTTATCCACTACAGCGTGCTATTAATATTGGTGCTCAGTTTACTTTTTAA
- a CDS encoding FecR family protein → MERKTHTLLEKFVRNSITSQEGKELKNSVAKMSNEELARALSDVWENYDTLVTVPDDVGHFMKKLSPTPYSRRPRFLYTFLKIAAAIVIPILLGTQIYFYYSNEKLNSLLNSQLMVQVESGDKTELTLPDGTKVYLNATTSLSYPSDFGLKNRNIYLSGEAYLVVSKDVKKPFYVHTENVNIEVLGTTFNICAYPEQEHVETMLIEGSVKLTTTGNRAHAVVMKPHEKVVYSKLNDSLYISPTSGEFETAWMRGELVFRSTCFSDIMKKLEKRYGMKIEILENKYNLDLFTGSFKEDNIYDVLKILQMHYDFTFKAKDDKIVIKSE, encoded by the coding sequence ATGGAAAGAAAGACACATACTCTATTAGAAAAATTTGTGCGTAATTCTATCACCTCGCAAGAAGGTAAGGAATTAAAGAACTCTGTTGCAAAGATGTCTAATGAAGAATTGGCACGAGCGTTATCGGATGTTTGGGAAAACTATGATACATTGGTTACCGTACCAGATGATGTTGGTCATTTTATGAAAAAACTAAGTCCGACTCCTTATTCCCGCCGGCCTCGTTTTCTGTATACTTTTCTCAAAATTGCAGCCGCAATTGTCATACCGATTTTGTTAGGTACTCAAATTTATTTTTATTATAGTAATGAAAAACTAAATAGCCTGTTGAATTCTCAATTGATGGTACAAGTAGAGAGTGGGGATAAAACAGAATTGACATTACCAGATGGTACGAAAGTTTATCTGAATGCTACTACTTCTCTATCATATCCTTCTGATTTTGGATTGAAGAATAGAAATATATATCTTTCAGGAGAAGCCTATTTGGTAGTTTCCAAAGATGTAAAGAAACCATTTTATGTACATACAGAAAATGTGAATATTGAAGTACTAGGTACTACATTCAACATATGTGCTTATCCTGAACAGGAACATGTGGAAACGATGCTGATAGAGGGAAGCGTCAAGCTGACTACTACAGGTAATCGTGCTCATGCGGTTGTAATGAAGCCACATGAGAAGGTTGTTTATAGTAAATTGAATGATTCATTATATATTTCACCAACATCTGGCGAATTTGAAACAGCTTGGATGAGAGGAGAATTAGTATTCCGTTCAACTTGTTTCTCGGATATAATGAAGAAACTAGAGAAACGCTATGGAATGAAAATCGAAATACTAGAGAATAAATATAATTTGGACTTATTTACCGGAAGCTTTAAAGAAGATAATATTTATGATGTATTAAAGATTCTCCAAATGCATTATGATTTTACTTTTAAGGCAAAGGATGATAAAATAGTGATTAAATCAGAGTAG